In the genome of Thermoplasmata archaeon, one region contains:
- a CDS encoding GNAT family N-acetyltransferase: protein MVRVREATTKDLDLLVRHRRKMFEEISDASAAELDQVDRAYRRWARTRLNSRRFVGFLVEREDGRIPSSGGLWLMPLPPRPWTRGGRAPYLMSMYTEREERGKGYATLVVRAAVRWAESHGHQVVILHATDEGKGIYERAGFRATSEMRLRLDRSAVLTRGTRTPRRPEARRRRR from the coding sequence GTGGTCCGGGTCCGAGAGGCGACGACGAAGGATCTCGACCTCCTTGTTCGCCATCGGAGGAAGATGTTCGAGGAGATATCGGACGCGAGCGCCGCGGAGCTCGACCAGGTGGATCGCGCATACCGACGGTGGGCGCGGACTCGTCTGAACTCTCGCCGCTTCGTCGGGTTCTTGGTGGAGCGAGAGGACGGCCGCATCCCGTCGAGCGGGGGTCTCTGGCTCATGCCCCTGCCGCCTCGTCCCTGGACCCGCGGCGGTCGCGCTCCGTACCTGATGTCCATGTACACCGAGCGCGAAGAACGGGGGAAGGGGTACGCCACGCTCGTCGTCCGGGCCGCGGTCCGCTGGGCGGAGTCCCATGGGCATCAGGTGGTCATCCTCCACGCCACGGACGAGGGCAAGGGAATCTACGAACGTGCGGGCTTCCGCGCGACCTCGGAGATGCGACTGCGCTTGGACCGCTCTGCGGTGCTGACCCGCGGCACGAGGACGCCGCGGCGTCCGGAGGCCCGCCGTCGCAGGCGATGA
- a CDS encoding 30S ribosomal protein S19e has translation MTTVYDVPPGLLIERLKDQLEKEAKIKPPEWSKFSRTGVHTEKAPVQRDWWYRRVAAVLRKVYLQGPVGSARLAAEFGGRRADGSAPAHPRRGSRSVAREAMQQLEALGYLAKAEKRGRTITAAGRKLLDKLAHEILLEMARSNPELMKYAGGH, from the coding sequence ATGACCACGGTCTACGATGTACCTCCGGGACTCCTCATCGAGCGGCTCAAGGACCAGCTCGAGAAGGAGGCGAAGATCAAGCCGCCGGAGTGGTCCAAGTTCTCCCGGACGGGCGTCCACACGGAGAAGGCGCCGGTCCAGCGGGACTGGTGGTACCGTCGTGTGGCCGCGGTCTTGCGGAAGGTCTACCTCCAGGGACCCGTGGGTTCGGCGCGCCTCGCCGCGGAGTTCGGCGGCCGTCGAGCGGACGGGAGCGCCCCGGCCCACCCCCGTCGCGGATCGCGGTCGGTTGCCCGCGAGGCCATGCAGCAGCTGGAGGCCCTCGGCTACCTCGCCAAGGCGGAAAAGCGGGGACGCACGATCACCGCCGCGGGCCGAAAGCTCTTGGACAAGCTGGCCCACGAGATCCTCCTCGAGATGGCCAGGTCGAACCCCGAGCTCATGAAGTACGCCGGAGGGCACTAG
- a CDS encoding UbiX family flavin prenyltransferase produces MEGQPPILVAVTGASGAAYARRLIEVLGKRADVILSRDAETIVKLETGLAPKEFTRGAHRVYRGEDLAAAPASGSHRFSSLVVVPCSGTTVAKIAGGIADNLVTRAAAVALKERRTLILVPRETPVSAIALENLLKLARLGVVVLPASPGFYGRPGEVTDLIDFVVARILDQLGVEHDLGPRWTGPPDEDS; encoded by the coding sequence ATGGAAGGACAGCCGCCGATCCTGGTCGCGGTCACGGGAGCTTCGGGGGCAGCCTACGCCCGGAGGCTCATCGAGGTCCTCGGCAAGCGCGCGGACGTCATCCTCTCCCGGGACGCCGAGACGATCGTCAAATTGGAAACGGGTCTGGCGCCGAAGGAGTTCACGCGAGGCGCACACCGGGTGTACCGCGGGGAGGACCTCGCCGCCGCCCCGGCGTCAGGAAGTCACCGGTTTTCCTCTCTCGTCGTGGTCCCCTGCAGCGGGACGACCGTGGCCAAGATCGCCGGCGGGATTGCGGACAACCTGGTCACGCGTGCCGCTGCGGTCGCACTCAAGGAGAGGCGCACGCTCATCCTCGTTCCGCGAGAGACGCCCGTGAGTGCAATCGCATTGGAGAACCTCCTCAAGCTCGCCAGGCTGGGCGTCGTGGTCCTTCCGGCCTCGCCAGGATTCTACGGCCGGCCTGGGGAGGTCACGGATCTCATCGACTTCGTCGTGGCACGCATCCTAGATCAGCTCGGCGTGGAGCACGATCTCGGGCCGCGGTGGACGGGGCCACCCGATGAGGACTCATAG